One Saccharomyces eubayanus strain FM1318 chromosome XVI, whole genome shotgun sequence DNA segment encodes these proteins:
- the GPH1 gene encoding glycogen phosphorylase, whose amino-acid sequence MPPASTSTTNDMITEEPTSPRQIPRLTRRLTGFLPQEIKSIDTVIPLKSRALWNKHQVRKFDKPEDFQDRFIDHVETTLARSLYNCDDMAAYEAASMSVRDNLVIDWNKTQQKFTTRDPKRVYYLSLEFLMGRALDNALINMKIDDPEDPSASQDSKGEPREMIKGALDDLGFKLEDVLDQEPDAGLGNGGLGRLAACFVDSMATEGIPAWGYGLRYEYGIFAQKIIDGYQVETPDYWLNSGNPWEIERNEVQIPVTFYGYVDRPEGGKTTLSASQWIGGERVLAVAYDFPVPGFKTSNVNNLRLWQARPTTEFDFAKFNNGDYKNSVAQQQSAESITAVLYPNDNFAQGKELRLKQQYFWCAASLHDILRRFKKSKRSWTEFPEQVAIQLNDTHPTLAILELQRVLVDLEKLDWHEAWDIVTKTFAYTNHTVMQEALEKWPVGLFGHLLPRHLEIIYDINWFFLQDVAKKFPKDVDLLSRISIIEENSPERQIRMAFLAIVGSHKVNGVAELHSELIKTTIFKDFVKFYGASKFVNVTNGITPRRWLKQANPNLARLISKTLNDPTEDYLLDMTKLTQLAKHLEDKKFLKEWNQVKLNNKIRLVDLIKKENGGEDIINREYLDDTLFDMQVKRIHEYKRQQLNVFGIIYRYLAMKNMLENGASIEEVAKKYPRKVSIFGGKSAPGYYMAKLIIKLVNSVAEIVNNDESIDDLLKVVFIADYNVSKAEIIIPASDLSEHISTAGTEASGTSNMKFVMNGGLIIGTVDGANVEITREIGEDNVFLFGNLSENVEDLRYNHQYHPQDLPSSLESVLSYIESGQFSPENPNEFKPLVDSIKYHGDYYLVSDDFESYLATQELVDQEFHNQRPEWLKKSVLSVANVGFFSSDRCIEEYSDTIWNVEPVT is encoded by the coding sequence atgcCGCCAGCAAGTACCAGCACTACCAATGACATGATTACTGAGGAACCCACTTCTCCACGTCAGATCCCTAGATTGACCAGGAGATTGACCGGGTTTCTGCCACAAGAAATCAAGTCAATTGACACTGTGATTCCCTTGAAATCAAGGGCGCTGTGGAACAAGCACCAGGTCAGAAAATTCGACAAACCTGAGGACTTCCAGGATAGGTTTATCGACCATGTTGAAACCACATTAGCACGTTCTCTTTACAATTGTGATGACATGGCTGCTTATGAGGCTGCTTCGATGAGTGTTCGTGACAACTTGGTCATCGACTGGAACAAGACCCAGCAAAAGTTCACCACGAGAGACCCAAAAAGAGTCTACTACTTATCTTTAGAGTTTTTAATGGGTAGAGCGTTGGACAATGCTCTGATCAACATGAAAATCGACGACCCAGAAGACCCATCTGCCTCCCAGGACTCTAAGGGAGAACCAAGAGAAATGATCAAGGGTGCCCTGGATGATTTAGGTTTCAAACTGGAAGACGTTCTAGACCAAGAACCGGATGCAGGTCTGGGTAACGGTGGGCTAGGTCGTCTTGCTGCTTGTTTCGTCGACTCAATGGCAACAGAGGGCATCCCTGCATGGGGGTACGGTCTGCGTTATGAGTATGGTATCTTTGCCCAAAAAATCATCGATGGTTACCAAGTGGAAACCCCGGATTACTGGTTGAATTCTGGTAATCCATGGGAAATTGAACGTAACGAAGTTCAAATTCCAGTCACATTTTATGGTTACGTCGATAGGCCAGAAGGTGGTAAGACGACATTGAGTGCATCACAATGGATTGGTGGTGAACGTGTTCTTGCCGTTGCCTACGATTTCCCCGTTCCAGGTTTCAAAACTTCCAATGTTAATAATTTGAGATTGTGGCAAGCAAGACCTACCACCGAGTTCGATTTTGCTAAATTCAATAATGGTGACTATAAGAACTCTGTGGCTCAACAGCAAAGTGCCGAGTCCATTACCGCTGTGCTGTATCCAAACGACAACTTTGCCCAAGGTAAAGAACTGAGATTGAAACAGCAATACTTCTGGTGTGCTGCATCCCTGCACGATATCCTAAgaagattcaaaaaatccaagaGGTCATGGACCGAGTTCCCTGAACAAGTGGCTATTCAATTGAACGATACTCATCCAACTTTAGCTATCCTTGAATTGCAAAGAGTCTTggttgatttggaaaaattggaCTGGCACGAAGCTTGGGACATTGTCACCAAGACCTTTGCTTATACCAACCACACCGTTATGCAGGAAGCCTTGGAAAAATGGCCCGTTGGCTTGTTCGGCCATTTGTTGCCCAGACATCTGGAAATCATTTACGATATTAATTGGTTCTTCTTGCAAGATGTTGCAAAGAAATTCCCCAAGGATGTTGATCTTTTGTCTCGTATATCCATCATCGAGGAAAACTCTCCAGAGAGACAGATCAGAATGGCCTTTTTGGCTATTGTTGGTTCTCATAAAGTCAACGGTGTTGCGGAATTGCACTCTGAATTAATTAAGACCACCatcttcaaagatttcgTCAAATTCTACGGTGCATCAAAGTTTGTCAACGTTACTAACGGTATCACACCAAGAAGATGGTTGAAGCAAGCTAACCCTAACTTGGCTAGATTGATTAGCAAAACTCTTAACGATCCTACAGAGGACTATCTACTAGACATGACAAAGTTAACTCAACTGGCAAAGCACCTTGAGGATaagaagtttttgaaagagtgGAATCAAGTCAAACTCAATAATAAGATCAGATTGGTGGACctaatcaaaaaagaaaatggtgGTGAAGACATCATTAACAGAGAGTATCTAGACGATACTTTGTTTGATATGCAAGTTAAACGTATTCACGAGTATAAACGTCAACAACTAAACGTCTTTGGTATTATTTACCGTTACTTagcaatgaaaaatatgcTAGAGAACGGTGCTTCCATCGAGGAAGTGGCCAAGAAATATCCACGTAAGGTTTCTATCTTCGGTGGTAAGAGTGCACCCGGTTACTACATGGCTAAGTTGATCATCAAACTGGTCAACTCTGTCGCTGAAATTGTTAACAACGACGAATCAATCGACGACTTATTGAAAGTTGTCTTCATTGCTGATTATAATGTATCCAAGGCCGAAATTATTATTCCAGCAAGTGATTTAAGTGAACATATTTCAACTGCTGGTACAGAAGCGTCAGGTACTTCTAATATGAAGTTTGTCATGAATGGTGGTTTGATTATTGGTACCGTCGACGGTGCCAATGTGGAAATTACCAGAGAGATCGGTGAAGATAACGTCTTCCTATTTGGTAATTTAAGTGAAAATGTCGAAGATTTGAGATATAACCATCAATACCACCCACAGGATTTGCCATCGAGCTTGGAATCCGTCCTATCTTACATTGAGAGTGGTCAATTCTCCCCAGAGAATCCAAACGAATTCAAACCATTGGTTGACAGTATCAAATATCATGGGGATTACTATCTAGTTAGTGACGACTTTGAATCCTACTTGGCCACCCAAGAGTTAGTCGACCAGGAGTTCCACAACCAAAGACCGGAATGGTTGAAGAAGAGTGTCCTGAGTGTTGCAAACGTTGGTTTCTTCAGTAGTGACCGTTGCATCGAGGAATATTCTGATACAATCTGGAACGTTGAACCAGTGActtaa
- the SGV1 gene encoding cyclin-dependent serine/threonine protein kinase SGV1 gives MSNNGSPAAPSKTEFNKYKIGKVKSTPAIQRDLKTNLTFIELKKRSSEKVYGCTVFQDHYREDEKLGQGTFGEVYKGIHLETQRQVAMKKIIVSVEKDLFPITAQREITILKRLNHKNIIKLIEMVYDHSPGTINSASNNLHKSFYMILPYMVADLSGVLHNPRINLEMCDIKNMMLQIFEGLNYIHCAKFMHRDIKTANILIDHNGVLKLADFGLARLYYGCPPNLKYPGGAGSGAKYTSVVVTRWYRAPELVLGDKHYTTAVDVWGVGCVFAECFEKKPILQGKTDIDQGHVIFKLLGTPTEEDXAMAQHLPGAELTKTSYKSTIKERFGKYLTETGLDFLRQLLALDPYKRLTAMSAKHHPWFTEEPLPSVKITLPTEESHEADIKRYKEEMHQSLSQRVPTAPRGHTVEKGESPVLKPRVAIPRGPKKDDAIPIAPLRDISSRPPSSNSRDQHQNPRSYHSNNGYSKTVAPPSATPVGINRYGTNNIPRNNRFDGSHAGPNNNRNPINRFQPETNVNSKYTKTPLPLGPHSRYQGTSTDSRYKSSANDSRYHNPRYPNKSDTSFNKPVQNYSRQEPHVISRNYNPPNGPRNAGFNHHQDPRPPQTQFPVSSSQNQNQISNKPLDNKNGSLKDERAKPDDQRSHDNNDIADLY, from the coding sequence ATGAGTAATAATGGGTCTCCTGCGGCTCcttcaaaaacagaattcaataaatataaaatcgGTAAAGTGAAGAGTACACCAGCTATCCAACGAGATTTGAAGACTAATTTAACATTCATTGagttgaaaaagagaagtAGTGAGAAGGTTTACGGATGTACTGTTTTCCAAGACCATTATCgtgaagacgaaaaacTAGGTCAAGGTACTTTTGGTGAGGTTTATAAGGGTATTCATTTAGAGACCCAAAGGCAAGTGGCCATGAAGAAGATTATAGTTAGTGTGGAAAAAGATCTCTTTCCGATAACGGctcaaagagaaattacCATTTTAAAGCGGTTGAACCACAAAAACATAATCAAACTAATTGAAATGGTGTATGACCATTCGCCAGGTACGATAAATTCAGCATCCAACAACTTGCATAAATCATTTTATATGATCCTGCCGTATATGGTAGCAGATCTCTCAGGTGTTCTGCACAATCCAAGAATCAATTTAGAAATGTGCGATATCAAGAATATGATGTTACAAATATTTGAAGGTTTGAATTATATTCATTGTGCAAAATTCATGCATAGAGATATAAAGACGGCAAACATTTTGATTGACCATAATGGTGTTTTGAAACTGGCTGACTTTGGTTTAGCAAGACTGTATTACGGTTGTCCTCCCAATCTAAAGTATCCAGGTGGTGCAGGTTCAGGAGCAAAATATACATCAGTAGTGGTAACAAGATGGTATAGAGCACCAGAACTTGTTCTAGGTGATAAACACTATACGACAGCTGTTGATGTATGGGGTGTTGGATGCGTTTTCGCcgaatgttttgaaaaaaaaccgaTACTACAGGGTAAAACCGATATTGATCAGGGACATgtaattttcaaattgttaGGGACACCTACGGAAGAAGATTGRGCTATGGCTCAGCATTTACCAGGTGCTGAACTAACAAAAACAAGCTACAAATCAACGATAAAAGAGAGGTTTGGTAAATACCTAACCGAGACAGGCTTGGACTTCTTGCGACAATTGTTGGCTCTAGATCCTTATAAGAGACTGACCGCCATGTCCGCTAAACATCATCCTTGGTTTACAGAGGAACCTTTGCCTTCAGTAAAAATTACACTACCAACTGAAGAAAGTCATGAAGCTGATATCAAGAGatacaaagaagaaatgcATCAATCATTATCGCAGAGAGTGCCCACAGCACCGAGAGGTCATACAGTTGAAAAGGGTGAATCACCCGTTTTGAAACCCCGTGTAGCAATTCCAAGAGGTCCCAAGAAGGATGACGCAATCCCTATAGCGCCCTTGAGAGATATATCTTCTAGGCCGCCTTCGTCAAATTCGAGAGATCAGCATCAAAATCCTAGGTCGTATCATTCTAATAACGGATATTCGAAAACCGTGGCACCACCATCAGCTACACCCGTGGGAATCAACAGGTATGGGACCAATAATATTCCGAGAAACAATCGCTTCGACGGCAGCCATGCAGGTCCAAATAACAACAGGAATCCAATAAATCGGTTTCAACCAGAGACAAATGTCAACTCTAAATACACTAAAACACCACTGCCACTGGGACCACACTCAAGATACCAGGGCACCTCAACAGATTCGAGGTACAAAAGCTCGGCAAACGACTCTAGATACCACAACCCAAGGTATCCTAACAAATCGGACACAAGTTTCAATAAACCAGTTCAAAACTACAGTCGCCAAGAACCCCATGTAATAAGCAGAAATTATAATCCTCCGAACGGTCCCCGCAACGCCGGTTTCAATCATCATCAAGATCCAAGACCACCCCAGACACAGTTTCCAGTATCATCCTCGCAGaaccaaaatcaaatttcaaataaaccactagataataaaaatggaaGTTTGAAGGACGAGAGAGCAAAACCAGATGACCAAAGGAGTCATgacaataatgatattGCAGATCTATATTAG
- the ORC4 gene encoding origin recognition complex subunit 4, with product MTTNEASLPPPVNLIPIKRPSNEEVQDTTSILKKRSKDQEKQKNADPDFTSLQKRLLQQLNGTIPISEKIIFRYLQDSQQEIDRIIKQSVIQKESHSVILVGPRQSYKTYLLDYELALLQQSYNEQFITIKLNGFIHSEQTAINGIATQLEQQLQKIHGNETKIDDASLEKISSGSLTEVFEKILLLLDSATKAGSEDSDNADGTSTTKITVVFVFDEIDTFAGPVRQTLLYNLFDMVEHARVPVCIFGCTTKLNILEYLEKRVKSRFSQRVIHMPQIQTLDDMIEGVKDLLTVRLEVSPLASNWNDTMEKELSNPRSNLNRHIRMNFETFRAFPVLKNCLTPLIATSQNFDSLCSAIKSCAFLELYNTNQLSNSLTGRLKSLSDLELAILISAARVALRAKDGSFNFNLAYAEYEKMVKAINSRIPTVAPTINSGTGQTTFSIDNTIKLWLKKDVKNVWETLVQLDFFTEKSAVGLRDNATAAFYASNYQFQGTMIPFDLRSYQMQIILQELRRAIPRSNMYYSWTQL from the coding sequence ATGACAACAAACGAAGCCAGCCTACCACCACCAGTCAATCTTATTCCAATAAAGCGACCTTCGAATGAAGAGGTTCAAGACACAACATCCATTCTGAAAAAGCGTAGTaaagatcaagaaaagcaaaaaaatgctgATCCTGATTTTActtctcttcaaaaaagaCTATTACAACAATTGAATGGCACTATTCCCATAAGCGAGAAAATCATCTTTAGGTACTTACAAGACAGTCAACAAGAGATCGATAGAATCATAAAACAGTCCGTCATTCAAAAGGAAAGTCATTCGGTAATTCTCGTGGGTCCCAGACAGAGCTATAAAACATACTTATTAGACTATGAATTGGCTTTATTACAGCAAAGTTACAATGAGCAGTTTATCACTATAAAGCTAAACGGGTTTATTCACTCGGAACAAACCGCTATTAACGGAATAGCCACCCAGTTGGAACAacaattgcaaaaaattcatGGAAATGAAACGAAGATCGATGATGCCTCGTTAGAAAAAATCAGCAGCGGTTCCTTGACAGAagtttttgagaaaattttATTGCTTTTAGACTCGGCTACAAAGGCAGGAAGCGAAGATAGTGATAACGCTGACGGAACCAGTACCACAAAGATAACCGTGGTCTTCGTGTTTGACGAAATCGATACCTTTGCTGGACCGGTAAGGCAGACCCTGTTATACAATCTCTTTGATATGGTAGAACACGCTAGGGTACCTGTTTGTATTTTCGGCTGTACAACAAAGTTGAACATTTTGGAATATCTGGAAAAAAGAGTGAAGAGTAGATTCTCTCAAAGAGTGATCCATATGCCACAAATACAAACTTTGGACGACATGATCGAAGGGGTAAAGGATTTACTTACTGTTCGTTTAGAAGTCTCGCCCTTGGCTTCAAACTGGAATGATACTATGGAAAAGGAGTTATCCAACCCTCGGTCCAACTTGAATAGACATATCAGAAtgaattttgaaactttcaGGGCATTTCCAGTCTTAAAAAATTGTTTGACTCCACTGATAGCGACGTCCCAAAACTTCGATTCACTCTGTAGTGCCATAAAGTCATGCGCCTTTCTTGAACTTTACAATACGAACCAATTGTCTAATAGCTTAACCGGAAGACTGAAATCCTTGTCGGATTTAGAATTAGCCATTTTGATTTCAGCTGCTAGGGTTGCCTTACGAGCCAAAGATGGATCCTTTAATTTCAACTTGGCGTATGCGGAGTATGAGAAAATGGTCAAAGCTATCAATTCCAGGATCCCGACTGTGGCACCAACTATTAATTCAGGAACAGGACAAACTACTTTTTCTATCGATAATACAATCAAGCTGTGGTTGAAAAAAGACGTTAAGAACGTTTGGGAAACTTTGGTGCAACTGGACTTCTTTACCGAGAAATCGGCGGTAGGCTTAAGAGACAATGCAACCGCCGCATTTTACGCTAGCAACTATCAGTTCCAAGGTACTATGATCCCATTTGACCTGAGAAGTTATCAAATGCAGATCATTTTGCAGGAATTAAGAAGAGCCATCCCCAGATCTAATATGTACTACTCATGGACACAACTGTGA
- the TIF3 gene encoding Tif3p codes for MAPPKKTVKKMDLTSFLNDDTFGSSWAEEDVDLNKITIPIETANANTIPLSELAHAKNNSNNMHSGGFGGSFGGSFGGSGGRSRLDPALGGGVSDRREEYPVPDAPPYRAVINNIPWDISPEGVQAWVEDGLVKPEAVEEVVLPKNLRDPTRLKGNAFITLKEKEDLVAVLKFNGTKLNERTVYVSVAAPRRMGGDDVDWSSARGSNFQGDGREDGPDLDWGAARGSNFRGPRREREEVDIDWTAARGSNFQNSSRPPRREREEVDIDWTAARGSNFQNSSRPPRREREEPDIDWSAARGSNFQSSSRPPRREREEPDIDWSAARGSNFQNSSRPPRREREREEPSLDWGAARGSQFGKTQQAKSSHKDKAASNKKPTEEQPKIQKSAYDVLRTEDDDEDEDVAEKKNEDVKESKTDAGVEDLQEKTAQLTVEDGDDWEVVGKK; via the coding sequence aTGGCTCCACCAAAGAAAACCGTCAAGAAGATGGATCTTACgtcatttttgaatgatgACACTTTTGGTTCATCTTGggctgaagaagatgttgaTTTGAACAAGATCACCATTCCTATCGAAACGGCCAACGCAAATACCATTCCGTTATCCGAGTTGGCTCACGCTAAAaataacagcaacaacatgCACTCCGGCGGTTTTGGTGGCAGTTTCGGTGGCAGTTTCGGTGGCAGTGGTGGTAGATCCAGACTAGACCCTGCCTTGGGTGGGGGTGTTTCCGACAGAAGAGAGGAATATCCTGTTCCAGATGCTCCACCATACAGAGCTGTCATCAACAACATTCCATGGGACATTTCCCCAGAGGGTGTTCAAGCGTGGGTTGAAGACGGTTTAGTCAAGCCTGAAGccgttgaagaagttgtttTACCAAAGAATCTAAGAGACCCAACCAGATTAAAGGGTAATGCCTTTAttactttgaaagaaaaggaagatttGGTTGCCgttttgaaatttaatGGTACCAAATTGAACGAAAGAACTGTTTACGTCTCTGTTGCCGCTCCAAGAAGAATGGGTGGTGATGATGTCGACTGGAGTAGTGCAAGGGGCTCTAACTTCCAAGGTGACGGTAGAGAAGATGGACCTGATCTAGATTGGGGTGCCGCCAGAGGTTCCAACTTCAGAGgtccaagaagagaaagagaagaagttgaTATTGACTGGACCGCTGCAAGAGGCTccaatttccaaaactcCTCAAGACCgccaagaagagaaagagaagaagttgaCATCGACTGGACCGCTGCAAGAGGATccaatttccaaaactcTTCAAGACcaccaagaagagaaagagaagaaccAGACATCGACTGGAGTGCTGCTAGAGGTTCCAACTTCCAAAGCTCTTCAAGACcaccaagaagagaaagagaagaaccAGATATCGACTGGAGTGCTGCTAGAGGCTCCAACTTCCAAAACTCTTCAAGGCCTCCAAgaagagagagagaaagagaagaaccTTCTTTGGACTGGGGTGCCGCTAGAGGTTCTCAGTTTGGCAAGACTCAGCAAGCCAAGAGCTCCCACAAGGATAAAGCAGCATCCAACAAGAAGCCTACCGAAGaacaaccaaaaattcaaaaatctgCCTATGATGTTTTACGTAccgaagatgatgatgaagatgaagacgttgctgaaaagaaaaatgaagacGTAAAGGAAAGTAAAACCGATGCTGGAGTTGAAGatttacaagaaaaaaccgCTCAATTGACTGTTGAAGATGGCGACGATTGGGAAGTTGTTGGTAAGAAATAA